Below is a window of Camelina sativa cultivar DH55 chromosome 11, Cs, whole genome shotgun sequence DNA.
GGACTTATCCTACTGTTGAGATACCTCCATGGCCAGCTTCTGAAGATTTTACGTCGGCGGATTTGTTTTCTCCGGCGATGAACAGTCCGGATTGTAGCATGCTTGAAGCTTTGGCGGCGCTACAGCGTTACTTGCCGTCTAATGAGATGGATCCGGATTCTGACCCGGATCTATTGGGTCCGGATTCGCCTATCGATGCTTATTCTTGCGACCATTTCCGTATGTACGATTTCAAAGTCAGGAGGTGTGCTCGTGGCCGGAGCCACGACTGGACGGAGTGTCCCTACGCTCATCCCGGTGAAAAAGCTCGCCGGAGAGATCCGAGGAAGTACCATTACTCCGGCACGGCTTGTCCTGATTTTCGCAAAGGCGGTTGCAAGAAAGGGGACTCGTGCGAGTTCGCTCATGGTGTTTTCGAGTGTTGGCTTCATCCTGCTCGTTACCGTACTCAGCCGTGTAAAGACGGCGGTGGTTGTCGCCGGagggtttgtttctttgctcattCGCCGGATCAGCTTAGGTTTTTGCCTAACCGTAGCCCCGATCGGGTTGATTCGTTTGACGTTTCGTCTCCGATTCGTGCTAGAGCGTTTCAGCTCTCGATCTCTCCTGGCTCTGGCTCGCCGCCGATGAGTCCAAGAGCTGACTCGGAGTCTTCTCCGATGGCTCAGTCACTGAGTCGTTCACTCGGGTCTTGTTCTATAAACGACGTCGTCCCTTCGTTTAGGAACTTACAGTTCAATAAGGTGAAGTCGTTTCCTCACAACAATCCATTATTCGGATTCGGGTCGCCCCGTGGATCTATCTTGGGTCCTGGGTTTCAGTCTCTGCCCACTACTCCGACCCGACCCGGAAATCTGGATATTTGGGAGTACGGGTTAGAGGAAGAGCCTGTAATGGAGCGGGTCGTCGAGTCGGGTCGTGAGCTACGAGAAAAGATGCGCGAGAAACTACACAAGGAGAATTGCATGGATCGGGTTGACACGGATCCGGATCAGAGTTTGGGCGATTCTCCTGATGTCGGGTGGGTATCTGACCTGCTGATGTAGAGGATGATAAAACCCGACCCGTAACCCGGAACATCGAAGTCTCATTGATGGATGATAAAGTCAGTATCGGTTTTTTTGGGATATCTTCCGAGGAAAAGAGGACGAGATCTTAATTAGTGtgttcatattatttttattttactaatcttcGTATTATctgctaataataataattaaatatggaTTTTTGTGGCCAGATTTTTCTGAAAAAATCGTTGTATAGATGTGCCTaggggtttgttttttttaattatggaacattaatatatattattattattatcgttgtgttttatattaatgttaaaTGTAAACCACTTGGTACTACTTATCAATGAATGAATGCAAATTATTACTTATCTAATAGAACTTCATTGTGTTTCCCAAGCTTTTCTTGAtccaatatataaataattgtgtgtgtttttattattGAGAAGTTTTGTTTAACGTCGATATTTTAGGGGTTTTTCaagtcttttaaattttaattgcgAGAATGGGTCAAATCCTACTAATTAGTTAAAGTAATATGACTTAccaaagtaaaattaaatttgaagcATTAAAATACATGTTCAATGATGTTAATAGGATTTGTGCGTATCATTGGATTACGACATTATCCAATACGATTTGGCAGTGGCATGGATAAGAAAATGACATTAACCAATACCAGACGATATGCAATCACTAAGAAAAGTCTAGAGTCTTAACTTGACCGGCACCAATGTTAGTGATAACCcgagttacaacttacaaaaccAATATTTGACAAAATCAGGCAAGGCTTGCGTAGAAAGAAAATTGAGTTTAAAAGTAGATGTACGAGGATGTCATTCTTTATGTGATATGTGATGCcataaacttattaaaatttgtttgtgagAATAGTAAATTTAACCGTGTCATGTTTAGGAAAATGAGTAAGCGTGTAAATCAGGttaagaattttgttattttactttGTCACCAACAGTATGTTTCTTGACAAATCATTTAAGGCAAAatccaaaatgaaaatttgcCATATATACTTCCTAAATATAATACTTGCTTCCTATTGTGctaatgaccaaaaaaaaaaagacaggtGGGTCCAACGTTAGGTATCACAATTACCATTTTTGAAGAAACataaatgtataatttaatGTTGTATGAATGTACATACAGATAGTCTTTATATGGGGAAACGGCCAAATCTGTAATCAGCGAATTTATAGATTTTTGTAGGGTGATTAGCCCACAAACTCGAGGGTAaggtcaaaaagaagaaacctaaTTATAAACGAATTTATGTTAGATAATATTACTTCCCATTACTAGTATTTTAAATCAATTACTTTTGCCTAAACTATGTTAGTACAGGTGTAATCTTAGGCTTTGACTAGTACATTATTACCATACACAATGGCATCGAGTAAATCTTCTAGTATGGTGCAAATTatagaattacaaaaaaaaaaaaaactctcttagCAATGGAAACATGTAgtcgaaaacaaaaacatatacaaatcctttttttttttccttacaatTAAACGTTTTAGCAgtaaaaattttcttaaaagaaaacaaaaacaaatgaatctttaaaccaaaaagaaatcaaattaaatcaatatatgatcttgaaaacaaacaaaagtaaaatgaaCATAAAATGATGAATCAAACCTTAAAATTAATTTCTCACTACCTTGCCGTTGGGCCAAACGTGGAGTAATCTCCATAAGTAAGCGAAACCGATCCGGACGTGCTATTATATTCATCGCTGCTATATTTTCGAATTGGCGACTTCGTTTGCTTCTCTTTCACTACTTCTTTCTTGTGATGGCTCTGTGGCTCACGAGCCAGCTCAGCGGCTAAGCACTGTTTCAGATCAGACAcgatttggtttgttgttggTCTGTTGGTTCCTCTGTCTCTGACGCAAGACATTGCCACCTCTACAAATTTCCAAGCCGAGTTTGAGGAGAAGTCCCCGTGAAGCCGTGGATCCACGACACCGTCTATGTCTCCGGTTTCGAGGAAAGGCTCAACGTAGTGAACAACGTTCATTTTGTCTCCGTCTTCAGTTTTCATTATGGATCGCTGGCCGGTTATGAGTTCAAGGAGGACGATCCCGAAACTGTACACGTCGCTCTTCTCGTTTAGCTTAAACGTGTTGTAGTACCTGTCAATTGAAACAGGTTAATGATGAGACGCGCCTGACCACATTGGTAAGATTAAACCGGTGATGTGTAGGAAACGTACTCAGGATCGACATAGCCGGGAGTACCCATGACTGCAGTGACGACGTGGCTAAGATCATCCTCTGGGAAGACCTTAGAAAGGCCGAAATCAGCAATCTTGGNAGAGCGTTTCAGCTCTCGATCTCTCCTGGCTCTGGCTCGCCGCCGATGAGTCCAAGAGCTGACTCGGAGTCTTCTCCGATGGCTCAGTCACTGAGTCGTTCACTCGGGTCTTGTTCTATAAACGACGTCGTCCCTTCGTTTAGGAACTTACAGTTCAATAAGGTGAAGTCGTTTCCTCACAACAATCCATTATTCGGATTCGGGTCGCCCCGTGGATCTATCTTGGGTCCTGGGTTTCAGTCTCTGCCCACTACTCCGACCCGACCCGGAAATCTGGATATTTGGGAGTACGGGTTAGAGGAAGAGCCTGTAATGGAGCGGGTCGTCGAGTCGGGTCGTGAGCTACGAGAAAAGATGCGCGAGAAACTACACAAGGAGAATTGCATGGATCGGGTTGACACGGATCCGGATCAGAGTTTGGGCGATTCTCCTGATGTCGGGTGGGTATCTGACCTGCTGATGTAGAGGATGATAAAACCCGACCCGTAACCCGGAACATCGAAGTCTCATTGATGGATGATAAAGTCAGTATCGGTTTTTTTGGGATATCTTCCGAGGAAAAGAGGACGAGATCTTAATTAGTGtgttcatattatttttattttactaatcttcGTATTATctgctaataataataattaaatatggaTTTTTGTGGCCAGATTTTTCTGAAAAAATCGTTGTATAGATGTGCCTaggggtttgttttttttaattatggaacattaatatatattattattattatcgttgtgttttatattaatgttaaaTGTAAACCACTTGGTACTACTTATCAATGAATGAATGCAAATTATTACTTATCTAATAGAACTTCATTGTGTTTCCCAAGCTTTTCTTGAtccaatatataaataattgtgtgtgtttttattattGAGAAGTTTTGTTTAACGTCGATATTTTAGGGGTTTTTCaagtcttttaaattttaattgcgAGAATGGGTCAAATCCTACTAATTAGTTAAAGTAATATGACTTAccaaagtaaaattaaatttgaagcATTAAAATACATGTTCAATGATGTTAATAGGATTTGTGCGTATCATTGGATTACGACATTATCCAATACGATTTGGCAGTGGCATGGATAAGAAAATGACATTAACCAATACCAGACGATATGCAATCACTAAGAAAAGTCTAGAGTCTTAACTTGACCGGCACCAATGTTAGTGATAACCcgagttacaacttacaaaaccAATATTTGACAAAATCAGGCAAGGCTTGCGTAGAAAGAAAATTGAGTTTAAAAGTAGATGTACGAGGATGTCATTCTTTATGTGATATGTGATGCcataaacttattaaaatttgtttgtgagAATAGTAAATTTAACCGTGTCATGTTTAGGAAAATGAGTAAGCGTGTAAATCAGGttaagaattttgttattttactttGTCACCAACAGTATGTTTCTTGACAAATCATTTAAGGCAAAatccaaaatgaaaatttgcCATATATACTTCCTAAATATAATACTTGCTTCCTATTGTGctaatgaccaaaaaaaaaaagacaggtGGGTCCAACGTTAGGTATCACAATTACCATTTTTGAAGAAACataaatgtataatttaatGTTGTATGAATGTACATACAGATAGTCTTTATATGGGGAAACGGCCAAATCTGTAATCAGCGAATTTATAGATTTTTGTAGGGTGATTAGCCCACAAACTCGAGGGTAaggtcaaaaagaagaaacctaaTTATAAACGAATTTATGTTAGATAATATTACTTCCCATTACTAGTATTTTAAATCAATTACTTTTGCCTAAACTATGTTAGTACAGGTGTAATCTTAGGCTTTGACTAGTACATTATTACCATACACAATGGCATCGAGTAAATCTTCTAGTATGGTGCAAATTatagaattacaaaaaaaaaaaaaactctcttagCAATGGAAACATGTAgtcgaaaacaaaaacatatacaaatcctttttttttttccttacaatTAAACGTTTTAGCAgtaaaaattttcttaaaagaaaacaaaaacaaatgaatctttaaaccaaaaagaaatcaaattaaatcaatatatgatcttgaaaacaaacaaaagtaaaatgaaCATAAAATGATGAATCAAACCTTAAAATTAATTTCTCACTACCTTGCCGTTGGGCCAAACGTGGAGTAATCTCCATAAGTAAGCGAAACCGATCCGGACGTGCTATTATATTCATCGCTGCTATATTTTCGAATTGGCGACTTCGTTTGCTTCTCTTTCACTACTTCTTTCTTGTGATGGCTCTGTGGCTCACGAGCCAGCTCAGCGGCTAAGCACTGTTTCAGATCAGACAcgatttggtttgttgttggTCTGTTGGTTCCTCTGTCTCTGACGCAAGACATTGCCACCTCTACAAATTTCCAAGCCGAGTTTGAGGAGAAGTCCCCGTGAAGCCGTGGATCCACGACACCGTCTATGTCTCCGGTTTCGAGGAAAGGCTCAACGTAGTGAACAACGTTCATTTTGTCTCCGTCTTCAGTTTTCATTATGGATCGCTGGCCGGTTATGAGTTCAAGGAGGACGATCCCGAAACTGTACACGTCGCTCTTCTCGTTTAGCTTAAACGTGTTGTAGTACCTGTCAATTGAAACAGGTTAATGATGAGACGCGCCTGACCACATTGGTAAGATTAAACCGGTGATGTGTAGGAAACGTACTCAGGATCGACATAGCCGGGAGTACCCATGACTGCAGTGACGACGTGGCTAAGATCATCCTCTGGGAAGACCTTAGAAAGGCCGAAATCAGCAATCTTGGCTTCCAAGTTATCGTTTAGTAGAATGTTCGCTGTTTTAACGTCTCTGTGTACTATTGGTGGCCTACATCCATGATGAAGATACTCCAGTCCTGCCGCCGAAAACATATCAAAAACGGGTTCCAGAACTGAACAATACTAGATCGGATTTGATCTCAGTTTAGCACTGAG
It encodes the following:
- the LOC104721946 gene encoding probable LRR receptor-like serine/threonine-protein kinase At4g29180, with protein sequence MGTPGYVDPEYYNTFKLNEKSDVYSFGIVLLELITGQRSIMKTEDGDKMNVVHYVEPFLETGDIDGVVDPRLHGDFSSNSAWKFVEVAMSCVRDRGTNRPTTNQIVSDLKQCLAAELAREPQSHHKKEVVKEKQTKSPIRKYSSDEYNSTSGSVSLTYGDYSTFGPTAR
- the LOC104721947 gene encoding zinc finger CCCH domain-containing protein 49; this encodes MMIGETRRTYPTVEIPPWPASEDFTSADLFSPAMNSPDCSMLEALAALQRYLPSNEMDPDSDPDLLGPDSPIDAYSCDHFRMYDFKVRRCARGRSHDWTECPYAHPGEKARRRDPRKYHYSGTACPDFRKGGCKKGDSCEFAHGVFECWLHPARYRTQPCKDGGGCRRRVCFFAHSPDQLRFLPNRSPDRVDSFDVSSPIRARAFQLSISPGSGSPPMSPRADSESSPMAQSLSRSLGSCSINDVVPSFRNLQFNKVKSFPHNNPLFGFGSPRGSILGPGFQSLPTTPTRPGNLDIWEYGLEEEPVMERVVESGRELREKMREKLHKENCMDRVDTDPDQSLGDSPDVGWVSDLLM